The Bubalus bubalis isolate 160015118507 breed Murrah chromosome 16, NDDB_SH_1, whole genome shotgun sequence genome window below encodes:
- the LOC102389997 gene encoding olfactory receptor 1013-like, whose translation MDEKNYTTVKEFILLGFTTDPCLQRVLFYIFLIIYISSLLGNITLISLICADSRLHTPMYFFIGNLSYLDLWYASVYAPQILMTCISDDKRISFAGCLAQFFFSAGLAYSECYLLAAMAYDRYVAVSNPLLYSQAMSPNLCVSLLAASYFSGFVNSTIITSETFTLSFCRNNIIDDFFCDLPPLVKLACDVKESYQSVLYFILASNVITPAVLILASYFFIIAALLKIRSTQGRLKAFSTSGSHLTAVTLYCGSILFIYSRPSTSYALERDKVVSVFYTVVIPLLNPLIYSLRNKDVKDALRKMLDRAKFL comes from the coding sequence ACAGACCCGTGTTTACAGAGAGTTCTCTTTTATATCTTCCTCATCATATATATCAGCAGTCTTTTAGGGAACATCACCCTGATTTCTCTGATCTGTGCTGATTCTCGGCTCCACACACCCATGTATTTCTTCATTGGGAATCTTTCGTACCTGGATCTCTGGTATGCTTCCGTCTATGCCCCCCAAATCCTAATGACCTGCATCTCTGACGACAAGCGCATCTCTTTTGCTGGCTGCCTAGCTCAGTTCTTCTTCTCCGCTGGACTGGCCTACAGCGAGTGTTACCTGTTGGCTGCCATGGcttatgaccgctatgtggccgtCTCTAACCCGCTGCTTTACTCCCAGGCCATGTCCCCAAATTTATGTGTCAGTCTTCTTGCAGCTTCCTACTTTAGTGGCTTTGTGAACTCAACCATCATCACCAGTGAGACATTTACCTTGAGCTTCTGCAGGAACAACATCATTGatgatttcttctgtgacctGCCCCCCCTTGTCAAGTTGGCCTGTGATGTGAAGGAAAGCTACCAGTCTGTGCTGTATTTCATACTTGCCTCCAACGTCATCACTCCTGCTGTGCTTATCCTTGCCTCCTATTTCTTCATCATTGCTGCCCTCTTGAAGATCCGCTCCACCCAAGGCCGCTTGAAGGCCTTCTCCACCAGTGGCTCTCACCTGACAGCTGTCACCTTGTACTGTGGGTCAATTCTCTTCATTTACTCCCGGCCAAGCACGAGCTATGCCCTGGAGAGGGATAAAGTGGTGTCTGTGTTCTACACAGTGGTGATTCCCTTGTTGAATCCCTTGATCTATAGCTTAAGAAATAAAGATGTTAAAGATGCCTTGAGGAAAATGTTAGATAGAGCAAAGTTTCTTTAG